AACCTGAATACAGAGGCCAGGAAATAGCCGATACTTTCATTAAAAATCAGGCTAAAAATAGGGATTCCTTGTCAATTGGAAGCAATAACTGGGTAATAAACGGTACACGCACCAAGGATGGCAATACCTATATGGCGAACGATCCGCACAGGACCATTGCGGTACCCTCCTTGCGCTACATGGCACATTTAGTGGCTCCGGGATGGAACGTTATAGGTGGCGGAGAGCCAGAGATACCCGGAATCTCCATTGGCCACAATGAATTTGGTACATGGGGACTCACTGTTTTTGAGACTGACGGTGAAGACCTGTACGTTTATGAACTCAATCCGGAAAACCACAATCAGTATATGTATCAGGGAGCATGGATGGATATGAAAACCATACAGGAAACCATTAAAGTAAAAGGTCAAAAAGACACCATAGTCAATCTTTACTATACGCAACATGGTCCAGTGACAAGAATCGATAAAGAACATCATGTAGCCTACGCGGTTCGTTGCGCTTGGTTGGAACCAGGTGGCTCGCCTTATTTGGCTTCCCTTCGGATGGATCAGGCCAAAAACTGGGAGGAATTTAGGGAAGCCTGTAATTACAGCCATATTCCAGGGGAAAATATGGTCTGGGCGGACAAGCAAGGGAATATTGGCTGGCAAGCAGTGGGCATCGCTCCTATCCGAAGAAATTTTAGCGGGTTGGTGCCCATTCCCGGGGATGGCAGTTATGAATGGGACGGTTATTTACCCATTATTGAAAAACCGAACGACTACAACCCAGACAAAGGCTTCATAGCTACCGCCAACCAGAATGTAACACCATCTGATTATGTACATTGGGATGCCATAGGCTTTTCATGGTCCGATCCTTACAGGGGCAACAGGATTGAAGAGGTTTTGAGTAGTAAATCGGACTTTACCATGGAAGATTTTAAGGCCTTGCAAACCGATTATCTTTCCCTGCCGGCCAGGGAACTTGTCCCCTACTTGAAAAATATCAGTTTTGAAGGGAACTATGAGGAGGCCAAAATGAACTTGGAGGATTGGGATTTTACCTTGAGTCCGAATTCCATCCCCGCGGCCATCTATGTAGCCTGGGAGGATTCGTTGGCAGAAATGATGGAGGAATTAGTCATTCCCGAAGAAGCAAAACATATTGTGACCTCGTTGCAACTCAAAACAATCATTGACTATGTTTCCTCTCCTCAAACTGTATTTGGAGCCAATGCCGAGCGGAAAAGGGAAACGTTATTAAAAAATTCTTTTCAAAAAGCCATCGATGACCTGGAAAACAGGTTAGGTCCTAATATGGAAAAATGGCAGTACGGTCAAGCAAAGAACAAACACATATATTTGGAACATGCTTTGGGAAAGGTTGTCAAAAAGACAATGCGCGACACCCTTTTTAACCTGGGACCTTTACCTAGGGGCGGCAATGGTACCACCCCGGGCTCTACGGGAGGAAATTTAAACCAATCGAGCGGTGCCTCCTTCCGAATGATTGTAAATACAGGGGATTGGGACAAGGCCCAAGCCACCAATGGGCCTGGGCAATCAGGAAATCCAGAAAGTCCCTTTTATAGCAATCTATTTGAGCCTTGGGCGAAGGACCAGTATTTTCCGGTCTATTATTCCCGACAAAAAATTGATTCCGTGGCGGTGGAAAGAATGAATTTATTACCCAAAGGGTAATAATATATCATAAATGGTAAACATACACTATATAGCAGTAATGAGCCCTAGTGGATCTTTAAGGAAGTCATGGAAAGTGACCCTCCTAAAGGCGCATCATTAAAAAAGGAGACATCTTCGTTTTTCTCTTTAAGCGCGATTGCATAAAGTAAAGGAAGGTAGTGTTCAGGTGTAGGTATGGCCAAATCGAATGCCTTTCCTTGTGACCTGAAGTCTATTAAAGATGAATGGTTATTTTCCAAAATAAAGGCTTTCATCTTTTCATTGGCTTCAATGGCCCAATCGTAACCATATGGTTCTCCATTTACTTTGTCCCAAGCCACCATTCTCAAGTTGTGGACCATATTACCGCTGCCCACTATTAAAATCCCTTTGTTTCTTAAAGCAGCCAATTCCAGCGCAAGTTCATAATGGTACAAAGGAGGTTTGGTATAGTCTAAACTCATTTGAATAATAGGGACATCGGCAATGGGATAAAGATGTTTTACGACGCTCCATGAACCATGGTCCAAGC
Above is a window of Maribacter algicola DNA encoding:
- a CDS encoding penicillin acylase family protein; the encoded protein is MKKIILMGLLTVIFSCKKTTTSTEGLQIEGLKEPVEIVRDEWGINHIYANNQHDLFFAQGYAAAADRLFQFEIWRRQATGTVAEILGERELKRDIGTRLFKFRGDMKTEMNHYHGDGEEIITAYTDGVNAYIEEVSKNPDELPIEFKILDIQPQKWTPEVVISRHQGLLGNINEELQIGRTVAALGADKAKELFWLHPKDPDITMDKKIDKALLSQDILELYNAYRKSVKFVPEDIQPEYRGQEIADTFIKNQAKNRDSLSIGSNNWVINGTRTKDGNTYMANDPHRTIAVPSLRYMAHLVAPGWNVIGGGEPEIPGISIGHNEFGTWGLTVFETDGEDLYVYELNPENHNQYMYQGAWMDMKTIQETIKVKGQKDTIVNLYYTQHGPVTRIDKEHHVAYAVRCAWLEPGGSPYLASLRMDQAKNWEEFREACNYSHIPGENMVWADKQGNIGWQAVGIAPIRRNFSGLVPIPGDGSYEWDGYLPIIEKPNDYNPDKGFIATANQNVTPSDYVHWDAIGFSWSDPYRGNRIEEVLSSKSDFTMEDFKALQTDYLSLPARELVPYLKNISFEGNYEEAKMNLEDWDFTLSPNSIPAAIYVAWEDSLAEMMEELVIPEEAKHIVTSLQLKTIIDYVSSPQTVFGANAERKRETLLKNSFQKAIDDLENRLGPNMEKWQYGQAKNKHIYLEHALGKVVKKTMRDTLFNLGPLPRGGNGTTPGSTGGNLNQSSGASFRMIVNTGDWDKAQATNGPGQSGNPESPFYSNLFEPWAKDQYFPVYYSRQKIDSVAVERMNLLPKG
- the ygiD gene encoding 4,5-DOPA-extradiol-dioxygenase; amino-acid sequence: MNLRDFHKMTTHLGNTGKMPVLFLGHGSPMNAIEDNEFVKGFRNLGEELERPHAILCVSAHWETKGTYVTAMDHPQTIHDFGGFPQALYDVQYPAPGSPELAKTTKDLITKTEVGLDYQWGLDHGSWSVVKHLYPIADVPIIQMSLDYTKPPLYHYELALELAALRNKGILIVGSGNMVHNLRMVAWDKVNGEPYGYDWAIEANEKMKAFILENNHSSLIDFRSQGKAFDLAIPTPEHYLPLLYAIALKEKNEDVSFFNDAPLGGSLSMTSLKIH